One Pseudomonadota bacterium genomic region harbors:
- a CDS encoding SRPBCC family protein yields the protein MFQSHIDVPLSIEAVWREMEDPQNWRHWMYGTWTYGELSTRDPGVSGAVPLQRNGASVYIDDVLYEPFRKIAIRGDEFALTKLNDLATRINYRQTIQHDGVLDKAGWYLSVYWLGGWSLHSRRISALYQHLTRAAVDRR from the coding sequence GTGTTCCAGTCGCACATCGACGTGCCGCTATCGATTGAAGCGGTGTGGCGCGAAATGGAAGATCCCCAAAACTGGCGGCACTGGATGTATGGCACTTGGACCTATGGTGAACTTAGTACTCGCGACCCCGGCGTGAGCGGCGCCGTGCCTCTCCAGCGGAATGGTGCTAGCGTCTACATCGACGATGTCCTCTACGAGCCCTTCAGAAAGATCGCGATTCGAGGAGATGAGTTCGCTCTCACAAAGCTCAACGACCTGGCGACCAGGATCAACTATCGCCAAACAATCCAGCACGACGGCGTGCTGGATAAGGCGGGGTGGTACCTAAGCGTGTACTGGCTGGGGGGCTGGAGCCTTCACAGTAGGCGAATCTCCGCTTTGTATCAGCACCTCACAAGGGCGGCAGTAGATCGCCGGTAG
- a CDS encoding helix-turn-helix domain-containing protein, producing the protein MDQKVRFVSDYLRGTFTVTELCQRYGVSRKTGYKWIDRYVRRGPEGLEDYSKRPYTSPTKTPDEIEALILQTRKRHPSWGGKKILQFLTPRHPKLDFPSRTTVCNILKRHGVAAAPTRRRKPGHPGKPDTSSLGPNELWAADYKGEFKTRDGIYCYPLTITDDYSRMLLSCQSLLSTKVVDAKRVFTRIFREYGLPARIRTDNGVPFATNTLGRLSKLSAWWVRLGVIPEFIQPGRPQQNGRHERMHRTLKR; encoded by the coding sequence ATGGACCAGAAAGTACGATTCGTCTCCGACTACCTGCGAGGCACCTTCACCGTCACTGAGCTCTGCCAGCGCTACGGCGTCAGCAGGAAGACCGGCTACAAGTGGATCGACCGCTACGTCAGACGCGGCCCAGAAGGCCTCGAGGATTACTCCAAACGCCCCTACACCAGCCCTACCAAGACACCTGATGAGATCGAAGCGCTTATCCTACAGACTCGAAAACGCCACCCCAGCTGGGGCGGCAAGAAGATCCTTCAGTTCCTGACCCCGCGCCACCCGAAACTCGACTTCCCTTCCCGCACGACGGTCTGCAACATCCTCAAGCGACACGGTGTCGCAGCAGCACCCACCCGACGGCGCAAGCCCGGGCACCCGGGCAAGCCCGATACCTCATCCCTCGGGCCTAACGAACTCTGGGCCGCCGACTACAAGGGCGAGTTCAAAACCCGCGACGGCATCTACTGCTACCCACTTACGATCACCGATGACTACAGCCGCATGCTCCTCTCTTGTCAGAGCTTGCTCTCCACCAAAGTCGTCGATGCAAAGCGCGTTTTTACCCGCATTTTCCGCGAGTATGGTCTGCCAGCCCGCATCCGTACCGATAACGGCGTCCCCTTCGCTACCAACACGCTAGGACGACTCTCCAAGCTCTCCGCCTGGTGGGTCAGGCTTGGAGTCATCCCCGAGTTCATCCAGCCAGGCCGGCCTCAACAGAACGGTCGACACGAACGCATGCATCGGACCTTGAAGCGCTAG